From the genome of Spinacia oleracea cultivar Varoflay chromosome 2, BTI_SOV_V1, whole genome shotgun sequence, one region includes:
- the LOC130466791 gene encoding uncharacterized Rho GTPase-activating protein At5g61530-like isoform X2, with the protein MPSMISPQWQDKARVKLKEAGNQAGTFAKDAKENVVDAAERVGSVFKSKWSLFQQPSTKHAVQERFLSAAASTSFLVRKGISETKEKVSVGKIKVEEVAKKTAQRSKSFISDIERWQKGVASSDGLHSEDCALCEEFDVVREQWAKFFTNKYLLLALARLIELV; encoded by the exons ATGCCTTCTATGATATCTCCTCAATGGCAGGACAAAGCTA GGGTTAAACTTAAGGAAGCGGGGAATCAAGCTGGGACTTTTGCCAAGGATGCAAAAGAGAACGTGGTTGATGCAGCTGAAAGAGTTGGGTCTGTGTTTAAAAGTAAATGGTCACTTTTCCAGCAACCCTCTACTAAGCATGCTGTGCAGGAGAGGTTTCTTTCAGCTGCTGCTTCAACAAGCTTCCTCGTAAGGAAAGGAATCTCAGAGACCAAAGAAAAAGTTTCTGTAGGAAAGATAAAAGTTGAGGAG GTGGCAAAGAAAACTGCACAAAGAAGTAAATCCTTTATATCAGATATTGAAAGATGGCAAAAA GGTGTTGCAAGCAGTGACG gtctacactccgaggattgcgccttatgcgaggaatttgatgtggttcgtgagcaatgggctaagttttttaccaacaagtatttattattggctttagcgcgcttgatcgagttggtttag
- the LOC130466791 gene encoding uncharacterized Rho GTPase-activating protein At5g61530-like isoform X1, producing MPSMISPQWQDKASGFFSASGVKLKEAGNQAGTFAKDAKENVVDAAERVGSVFKSKWSLFQQPSTKHAVQERFLSAAASTSFLVRKGISETKEKVSVGKIKVEEVAKKTAQRSKSFISDIERWQKGVASSDGLHSEDCALCEEFDVVREQWAKFFTNKYLLLALARLIELV from the exons ATGCCTTCTATGATATCTCCTCAATGGCAGGACAAAGCTAGTGGGTTTTTTTCCGCTTCAG GGGTTAAACTTAAGGAAGCGGGGAATCAAGCTGGGACTTTTGCCAAGGATGCAAAAGAGAACGTGGTTGATGCAGCTGAAAGAGTTGGGTCTGTGTTTAAAAGTAAATGGTCACTTTTCCAGCAACCCTCTACTAAGCATGCTGTGCAGGAGAGGTTTCTTTCAGCTGCTGCTTCAACAAGCTTCCTCGTAAGGAAAGGAATCTCAGAGACCAAAGAAAAAGTTTCTGTAGGAAAGATAAAAGTTGAGGAG GTGGCAAAGAAAACTGCACAAAGAAGTAAATCCTTTATATCAGATATTGAAAGATGGCAAAAA GGTGTTGCAAGCAGTGACG gtctacactccgaggattgcgccttatgcgaggaatttgatgtggttcgtgagcaatgggctaagttttttaccaacaagtatttattattggctttagcgcgcttgatcgagttggtttag